A genomic stretch from Arthrobacter sp. KBS0702 includes:
- a CDS encoding DUF4235 domain-containing protein, protein MNIFIKLLGTGISLVAGFVGTKVVDTVWEKTTGNKPPKGHDDDVPTTLRQALTFALISASVSAIIQVLANRGTQRAITRFAKTQDIV, encoded by the coding sequence ATGAACATCTTCATCAAACTGCTTGGCACCGGCATCAGCCTCGTCGCCGGTTTCGTCGGCACCAAGGTGGTCGACACCGTCTGGGAAAAGACCACCGGCAATAAGCCGCCCAAGGGCCACGACGACGACGTCCCCACCACGCTGCGCCAGGCCCTGACCTTCGCCCTGATTTCGGCCTCGGTCAGCGCCATCATCCAGGTCCTCGCCAACCGCGGCACGCAGCGCGCGATCACCCGCTTCGCCAAAACCCAGGACATCGTCTAA
- a CDS encoding ECF transporter S component, with protein MTDISAKQTLAAGKYSWRVVDIVLAALIAVAGGVIFWAWDQGANLVTAPLTAVYPPLTGLYAGGWMLPAILGMLVVRKPGAALFCEAVAATGELIMGSQYGTTVLISGILQGLGAELIFAAFLYKKFNLPVSLLAGAGAGLFCGLNDSFLPWGWNIAYEPGDKLAYIVFCAISGAVIAGGLSWLATRGLAKTGVLASFASRKAASEPVFS; from the coding sequence ATGACTGATATTTCTGCAAAGCAAACACTGGCCGCCGGCAAATACAGCTGGCGCGTGGTCGACATTGTGCTGGCCGCGTTGATCGCTGTTGCCGGCGGCGTGATTTTCTGGGCCTGGGACCAGGGCGCCAACCTCGTGACGGCCCCGCTGACCGCGGTCTACCCGCCGCTGACCGGGCTCTACGCCGGAGGCTGGATGCTCCCGGCAATCCTGGGCATGCTCGTCGTCCGCAAACCGGGCGCTGCGCTGTTCTGCGAAGCGGTGGCCGCCACCGGCGAGCTGATCATGGGCTCGCAGTACGGCACCACAGTGTTGATCTCCGGAATCCTGCAGGGTCTCGGCGCCGAACTCATCTTCGCCGCCTTCCTCTACAAGAAGTTCAACCTGCCGGTGTCCCTGCTGGCCGGCGCCGGCGCGGGCCTGTTCTGCGGCCTGAACGACTCCTTCCTGCCCTGGGGCTGGAACATCGCCTACGAACCCGGTGACAAGCTCGCCTACATCGTCTTCTGCGCCATCTCCGGAGCCGTGATTGCCGGCGGACTGTCCTGGCTGGCCACCCGCGGGCTCGCCAAGACCGGCGTGCTGGCCTCGTTCGCGTCCCGCAAGGCGGCATCGGAACCCGTCTTCTCCTGA
- a CDS encoding Na+/H+ antiporter subunit E produces MTRKRISLRQELPLLVWLVIVWGALWQDFSAGNLLFGALIAVVVARLFYLPPVELGGRFNVLRAVPFAVVFLGKVVAASFQVLFLALVKGPRVISAVVAVPLRSHSDLLVTATGHVISLIPGSLVVEVDRSTSTLYIHGINVRDAEDAAKLRKEVRDTEAGLIRIMGTPAELTALKQEVGA; encoded by the coding sequence ATGACGCGAAAGAGAATCTCGCTGCGCCAGGAACTGCCGCTGCTGGTCTGGCTCGTCATCGTCTGGGGCGCCCTCTGGCAGGACTTCAGCGCGGGCAACCTGCTCTTCGGCGCCCTGATCGCCGTGGTGGTGGCGCGGCTCTTTTACCTGCCGCCGGTGGAGCTGGGCGGTCGATTCAACGTGCTGCGCGCCGTACCGTTCGCCGTGGTTTTCCTGGGCAAAGTCGTGGCGGCCAGTTTCCAGGTCCTGTTCCTGGCCCTGGTCAAGGGGCCGCGGGTGATCAGCGCCGTCGTCGCCGTCCCGCTCCGGAGCCACTCCGACCTGCTGGTGACCGCCACCGGGCACGTCATCTCGCTGATCCCGGGGTCGCTGGTGGTGGAGGTGGACAGGTCCACGTCCACGCTCTACATCCACGGCATTAACGTCCGCGACGCCGAGGACGCCGCCAAGCTCCGCAAGGAGGTCCGCGACACCGAGGCCGGACTGATCCGGATCATGGGCACCCCGGCCGAATTGACCGCCCTGAAACAGGAGGTGGGCGCATGA
- a CDS encoding monovalent cation/H+ antiporter complex subunit F, whose amino-acid sequence MMPLVLAVTAVVLSLAAGGAIIRIARGPSLLDRVLAADVLLAILGAALCIDMAVNRHLNNLMLLVSISIIGFVGSVTVARFVADRRKQPNES is encoded by the coding sequence ATGATGCCCCTGGTCCTGGCCGTCACCGCCGTCGTGCTGTCGCTCGCCGCGGGCGGCGCGATCATCCGCATCGCGCGCGGGCCCTCGCTGCTGGACCGTGTGCTCGCAGCCGACGTGCTGCTCGCCATCTTGGGCGCGGCGCTGTGCATTGACATGGCAGTCAACCGGCACCTGAACAACCTGATGCTCCTGGTGTCCATCTCCATCATCGGCTTTGTGGGCTCGGTGACGGTGGCCCGTTTTGTGGCAGACCGGAGGAAGCAGCCCAATGAATCCTGA
- a CDS encoding heme-degrading domain-containing protein: MSEAPVPSPDYDPDSAEPQPPGSLAALIGRILTEIDELQFRSFSKDDALELGFLLVELGRRRNHPIAIDITKGEQVLFHAALEGATPDNERWIRAKQRTASRYEVPSLLVGLRARAAGRRIEDNAWFDQQEFAAHGGSFPIYLRGTGAVGTVTVSGLPQKADHQLVVEALTEILNRSDTTAGTLG; this comes from the coding sequence ATGAGCGAGGCCCCCGTTCCTTCCCCCGACTACGACCCGGACTCCGCGGAACCGCAGCCGCCCGGGTCCCTGGCCGCGCTCATCGGCCGGATCCTGACGGAAATCGACGAACTGCAGTTCCGCTCCTTCAGCAAGGACGACGCCCTGGAGCTCGGGTTCCTGCTGGTGGAACTCGGCCGGCGACGCAACCACCCCATCGCCATCGACATCACCAAGGGTGAGCAGGTACTTTTCCACGCGGCGCTCGAAGGCGCCACGCCGGACAACGAGCGCTGGATCAGGGCGAAGCAGCGCACGGCCTCCCGGTACGAAGTCCCGTCGCTGCTGGTGGGCCTCCGGGCCAGGGCCGCCGGGCGGAGGATCGAGGACAACGCCTGGTTCGACCAGCAGGAATTTGCCGCCCACGGCGGCTCCTTTCCGATCTACCTGCGCGGGACGGGGGCTGTCGGCACGGTCACGGTTTCGGGGCTGCCGCAGAAGGCCGACCACCAGCTGGTGGTCGAGGCCCTGACCGAAATCCTCAACCGTTCGGACACCACGGCAGGGACGCTAGGCTAG
- the mnhG gene encoding monovalent cation/H(+) antiporter subunit G — protein sequence MNPETFSADAVIDTVSAVFMVLGALMSLGAAIGLLRFPDLMSRMHAATKPQVLGLFLLLCAVGLQLRTWWVWPVLVVAWIFQLLTVPVSAHMVGRAGYRTKHLHPELLSADELEAVVQQAAGKSGFTDDDVE from the coding sequence ATGAATCCTGAGACGTTCTCCGCCGACGCCGTGATCGATACCGTCTCGGCTGTGTTCATGGTGCTGGGGGCGCTGATGTCCCTCGGCGCGGCCATAGGCCTGCTGCGCTTCCCCGACCTGATGAGCCGGATGCACGCCGCGACCAAACCTCAGGTCCTGGGGTTGTTCCTGCTGCTCTGCGCCGTGGGGCTGCAACTGCGCACCTGGTGGGTGTGGCCGGTGCTGGTGGTGGCGTGGATTTTCCAACTGCTCACCGTGCCGGTCTCGGCCCACATGGTGGGCCGGGCCGGCTACCGCACCAAACACCTCCACCCCGAACTGCTCAGCGCAGACGAGCTGGAGGCCGTGGTGCAGCAGGCGGCCGGCAAAAGCGGATTTACCGACGACGACGTCGAGTGA